Proteins encoded by one window of Corythoichthys intestinalis isolate RoL2023-P3 chromosome 20, ASM3026506v1, whole genome shotgun sequence:
- the LOC130908994 gene encoding tyrosine-protein kinase Yes-like isoform X2: MGCVKSKEDKGPAIKYGQENPSPTEPNAAAALPHTGHYGPDPTQLQPTLPPSASCAGATNFNSPFTPFGGSSTGMTPFGGASSFTGPVSNSFSGSVPSGVTFFVALYDYEARTSDDLSFKKGDRFQIINNTEGDWWEARSITSGKKGYIPSNYVAPADSIQAEEWYFGKMGRKDAERLLLNPGNHRGTFLARESETTKGAFSLSIRDWDETRGDNVKHYKIRKLDSGGYYITTRAQFDTLQKLVKHYTEHADGLCHKLTSVCPTVKPQTQGLAKDAWEIPRESLRLELKLGQGCFGEVWMGTWNGTTKVAIKTLKPGTMSPEAFLQEAQIMKKLRHDKLVPLYAVVSEEPIYIVTEYMAKGSLLDFLKEGDGKFLKLPLLVDMAAQIADGMAFIERMNYIHRDLRAANILVGENLVCKIADFGLARLIEDNEYTARQGAKFPIKWTAPEAALYGRFTIKSDVWSFGILITELVTKGRVPYPGMVNREVLEQVERGYRMPCPQGCPESLHEMMKLCWKKEADERPTFEYIQSFLEDYFTATEPQYQPGENL, from the exons ATGGGATGCGTCAAAAGCAAAGAGGACAAAGGCCCCGCCATCAAATACGGCCAGGAGAATCCTTCGCCGACCGAACCCAATGCCGCCGCCGCCCTGCCCCACACTGGACACTACGGGCCAGATCCGACCCAGTTACAACCCACTCTGCCGCCTTCCGCCTCCTGCGCTGGTGCAACTAACTTCAACTCTCCCTTCACGCCCTTCGGAGGGTCCTCAACTGGTATGACCCCCTTTGGAGGGGCGTCCTCCTTCACCGGTCCAGTCTCCAACTCCTTCTCTGGTTCCGTCCCGA GTGGCGTGACCTTTTTTGTGGCGTTGTATGACTACGAGGCCAGAACGTCGGACGACCTGTCGTTTAAGAAAGGCGATCGATTCCAGATCATCAACAATAC GGAGGGAGACTGGTGGGAAGCTCGCTCCATCACCAGTGGGAAGAAAGGCTACATTCCCAGCAACTACGTAGCGCCTGCAGACTCCATACAGGCTGAAGA GTGGTATTTTGGAAAAATGGGCCGAAAAGACGCGGAGAGATTGCTGCTGAATCCAGGAAACCATCGAGGGACCTTCCTGGCGCGAGAAAGCGAAACCACCAAAG GTGCGTTCTCTCTCTCCATCCGCGACTGGGACGAAACCAGAGGTGACAACGTGAAGCACTATAAAATCCGTAAGCTGGACAGTGGCGGGTACTACATCACCACGCGAGCGCAGTTTGACACCTTGCAGAAACTTGTCAAACACTACACAG aacaTGCTGATGGACTCTGCCACAAGCTCACCAGCGTTTGCCCAACTGTCAAGCCTCAGACACAAGGTCTTGCCAAGGATGCTTGGGAGATACCCCGAGAGTCCCTAAGACTAGAGCTGAAGCTGGGTCAAGGCTGCTTTGGAGAGGTCTGGATGG GTACATGGAACGGCACCACCAAAGTGGCCATTAAGACGTTGAAGCCAGGAACCATGTCACCAGAAGCTTTCCTGCAAGAGGCTCAGATCATGAAAAAGCTACGACACGACAAACTGGTGCCGTTGTACGCTGTCGTATCTGAGGAACCCATTTACATCGTCACTGAGTACATGGCTAAAG GGAGCTTGCTCGACTTCCTTAAAGAAGGCGACGGAAAATTCCTGAAGCTTCCCTTGCTGGTCGACATGGCTGCACAG ATTGCTGACGGAATGGCGTTCATCGAAAGGATGAACTATATCCACCGAGACTTACGCGCCGCCAACATTTTAGTGGGTGAAAACCTGGTGTGCAAAATTGCTGACTTCGGCCTGGCCAGGTTGATAGAGGACAACGAGTACACTGCGAGGCAAG GAGCAAAATTCCCTATCAAGTGGACGGCACCGGAAGCGGCACTTTACGGTCGCTTCACCATTAAGTCGGACGTGTGGTCCTTTGGTATCTTGATAACCGAGCTAGTCACCAAAGGCAGAGTGCCGTACCCAG gcatGGTGAATCGCGAGGTTCTCGAGCAGGTAGAGCGCGGCTACCGCATGCCTTGCCCGCAGGGATGCCCAGAGTCCCTGCATGAAATGATGAAGCTGTGCTGGAAGAAGGAAGCGGACGAGCGGCCCACTTTCGAGTATATTCAGTCCTTCCTGGAGGACTACTTTACCGCCACAGAACCCCAGTAC
- the LOC130908994 gene encoding tyrosine-protein kinase Yes-like isoform X1: protein MKFLQGTCWHWKNVAEAATSNLPPKKASQGAVMGCVKSKEDKGPAIKYGQENPSPTEPNAAAALPHTGHYGPDPTQLQPTLPPSASCAGATNFNSPFTPFGGSSTGMTPFGGASSFTGPVSNSFSGSVPSGVTFFVALYDYEARTSDDLSFKKGDRFQIINNTEGDWWEARSITSGKKGYIPSNYVAPADSIQAEEWYFGKMGRKDAERLLLNPGNHRGTFLARESETTKGAFSLSIRDWDETRGDNVKHYKIRKLDSGGYYITTRAQFDTLQKLVKHYTEHADGLCHKLTSVCPTVKPQTQGLAKDAWEIPRESLRLELKLGQGCFGEVWMGTWNGTTKVAIKTLKPGTMSPEAFLQEAQIMKKLRHDKLVPLYAVVSEEPIYIVTEYMAKGSLLDFLKEGDGKFLKLPLLVDMAAQIADGMAFIERMNYIHRDLRAANILVGENLVCKIADFGLARLIEDNEYTARQGAKFPIKWTAPEAALYGRFTIKSDVWSFGILITELVTKGRVPYPGMVNREVLEQVERGYRMPCPQGCPESLHEMMKLCWKKEADERPTFEYIQSFLEDYFTATEPQYQPGENL, encoded by the exons GGCGCCGTGATGGGATGCGTCAAAAGCAAAGAGGACAAAGGCCCCGCCATCAAATACGGCCAGGAGAATCCTTCGCCGACCGAACCCAATGCCGCCGCCGCCCTGCCCCACACTGGACACTACGGGCCAGATCCGACCCAGTTACAACCCACTCTGCCGCCTTCCGCCTCCTGCGCTGGTGCAACTAACTTCAACTCTCCCTTCACGCCCTTCGGAGGGTCCTCAACTGGTATGACCCCCTTTGGAGGGGCGTCCTCCTTCACCGGTCCAGTCTCCAACTCCTTCTCTGGTTCCGTCCCGA GTGGCGTGACCTTTTTTGTGGCGTTGTATGACTACGAGGCCAGAACGTCGGACGACCTGTCGTTTAAGAAAGGCGATCGATTCCAGATCATCAACAATAC GGAGGGAGACTGGTGGGAAGCTCGCTCCATCACCAGTGGGAAGAAAGGCTACATTCCCAGCAACTACGTAGCGCCTGCAGACTCCATACAGGCTGAAGA GTGGTATTTTGGAAAAATGGGCCGAAAAGACGCGGAGAGATTGCTGCTGAATCCAGGAAACCATCGAGGGACCTTCCTGGCGCGAGAAAGCGAAACCACCAAAG GTGCGTTCTCTCTCTCCATCCGCGACTGGGACGAAACCAGAGGTGACAACGTGAAGCACTATAAAATCCGTAAGCTGGACAGTGGCGGGTACTACATCACCACGCGAGCGCAGTTTGACACCTTGCAGAAACTTGTCAAACACTACACAG aacaTGCTGATGGACTCTGCCACAAGCTCACCAGCGTTTGCCCAACTGTCAAGCCTCAGACACAAGGTCTTGCCAAGGATGCTTGGGAGATACCCCGAGAGTCCCTAAGACTAGAGCTGAAGCTGGGTCAAGGCTGCTTTGGAGAGGTCTGGATGG GTACATGGAACGGCACCACCAAAGTGGCCATTAAGACGTTGAAGCCAGGAACCATGTCACCAGAAGCTTTCCTGCAAGAGGCTCAGATCATGAAAAAGCTACGACACGACAAACTGGTGCCGTTGTACGCTGTCGTATCTGAGGAACCCATTTACATCGTCACTGAGTACATGGCTAAAG GGAGCTTGCTCGACTTCCTTAAAGAAGGCGACGGAAAATTCCTGAAGCTTCCCTTGCTGGTCGACATGGCTGCACAG ATTGCTGACGGAATGGCGTTCATCGAAAGGATGAACTATATCCACCGAGACTTACGCGCCGCCAACATTTTAGTGGGTGAAAACCTGGTGTGCAAAATTGCTGACTTCGGCCTGGCCAGGTTGATAGAGGACAACGAGTACACTGCGAGGCAAG GAGCAAAATTCCCTATCAAGTGGACGGCACCGGAAGCGGCACTTTACGGTCGCTTCACCATTAAGTCGGACGTGTGGTCCTTTGGTATCTTGATAACCGAGCTAGTCACCAAAGGCAGAGTGCCGTACCCAG gcatGGTGAATCGCGAGGTTCTCGAGCAGGTAGAGCGCGGCTACCGCATGCCTTGCCCGCAGGGATGCCCAGAGTCCCTGCATGAAATGATGAAGCTGTGCTGGAAGAAGGAAGCGGACGAGCGGCCCACTTTCGAGTATATTCAGTCCTTCCTGGAGGACTACTTTACCGCCACAGAACCCCAGTAC